Proteins encoded in a region of the Mucilaginibacter sabulilitoris genome:
- a CDS encoding FecR family protein, with translation MQNRRLEYLFQKYINKNCTHEEYIELMLLIDQCDESVLRGMLDKAYDNLPDEHLSKHAAGKILKNIVQTKVDRKHFWPPAKWTIIAASITIICAISIIYKSYKHEAPAIAITRSQLLNDHQLIKFSDGSSVTLNKYSYVKYPRKFNGSTREVSLMGEGYFDIRHDAGKPFLVHVGKLTITVLGTAFNINATQKNIAVTVTRGKVSVSEHGKVLGAITPNQQMNYSVINQTARQVTLNAEQVVKWQCDDMFFDDITMEKAADLLATRFNTKIAFDNERVKHCRLTGTFTHSESLKEILKVICAFNNATYEESQGGGILIKGGGC, from the coding sequence ATGCAAAACAGGCGGCTGGAGTATTTATTCCAAAAATATATCAACAAAAACTGCACTCACGAAGAGTATATAGAATTAATGCTGCTGATAGATCAGTGTGATGAAAGTGTGCTTCGGGGTATGCTTGATAAAGCCTATGACAATCTGCCTGACGAACATTTATCCAAACATGCCGCAGGTAAAATCCTAAAAAACATAGTACAAACCAAAGTCGACCGGAAACACTTTTGGCCGCCGGCAAAATGGACCATAATAGCGGCTTCCATCACTATTATCTGCGCCATCAGCATCATTTATAAATCATATAAGCATGAGGCACCTGCAATAGCAATAACCCGCTCGCAATTATTAAATGATCACCAGCTTATTAAGTTTAGTGATGGGAGCTCAGTAACATTAAATAAATACAGCTATGTAAAGTACCCCAGAAAATTTAATGGATCAACAAGGGAGGTATCGTTAATGGGAGAAGGGTATTTTGACATCAGGCATGATGCCGGCAAGCCATTCCTGGTACATGTTGGTAAATTGACTATTACAGTATTAGGTACCGCTTTTAATATTAACGCCACTCAAAAAAACATTGCAGTAACTGTAACGAGAGGGAAAGTATCGGTAAGCGAACACGGTAAAGTTTTAGGTGCTATCACGCCAAATCAGCAAATGAACTACAGCGTGATAAACCAAACAGCCCGGCAGGTTACGCTGAATGCAGAACAAGTTGTTAAGTGGCAATGTGACGATATGTTTTTTGATGATATTACCATGGAAAAAGCCGCTGATTTACTGGCAACTCGCTTCAATACCAAAATAGCATTCGACAATGAGCGTGTGAAACACTGCAGGCTTACCGGTACTTTCACGCACAGTGAAAGTTTGAAGGAAATTCTGAAAGTAATTTGTGCTTTTAATAATGCTACTTATGAGGAATCTCAGGGCGGGGGCATTTTAATTAAAGGCGGTGGCTGCTAA
- a CDS encoding RagB/SusD family nutrient uptake outer membrane protein, which translates to MKKNKICLVVLVCSALCMQACKKTIDIAPIENNTSTSFYANEIEIKQAVIGIYARLGRNGTNTDFATDYFWLASENRSDLLYIAGETSAQNDQLDLRKYLTTPTSGTVSAIFARLYQIIKEANNLLYYTKEDQYLRYRAEARFLRAYAYTELVRSFGPVALVTSPIENDKAVALPRAPVTEIYTQIIADLQYAAANLQKVYSGSEAGRVGSLAANALLGEVYMTMAGYPLNDASAYPKAEAVYAGIINDVSARFGPVYAQLFTLANENKYDLFSIQFASGGLNTGSSLAGFITSSSSSGTPFPEWMYSTYTMQGQDMRVDSALVKEMKQNKDLRFSASIDTGYYSALSTVPTRTFVLKNIVTKFLEKDNTNSTIKAWNDQPRNFPIIRDADVYLLYAEALIKNGKAGVAKQYVDKIRTRAGLPALPGDPTLDDIKKERKYEFIGEGKRYFDLVRWGETDAVTILAASAAHYHSKLNGQLPTKRDLLLPIPQNELKTRSNWAQNFGY; encoded by the coding sequence ATGAAAAAAAATAAAATATGTCTGGTTGTTTTGGTTTGTTCGGCATTGTGTATGCAGGCTTGCAAAAAAACTATAGATATAGCTCCCATAGAAAACAACACTTCAACTTCATTTTACGCTAATGAAATTGAAATAAAACAGGCGGTTATAGGTATTTATGCCCGGTTAGGAAGAAATGGCACTAATACCGATTTTGCCACAGATTATTTTTGGCTGGCCTCTGAAAACCGCTCAGACTTATTATACATAGCAGGAGAAACATCTGCCCAGAATGACCAGCTTGATCTGCGCAAGTATTTGACCACGCCAACATCAGGTACTGTATCTGCCATATTTGCCCGTTTGTACCAAATCATCAAAGAGGCTAATAACCTGTTATATTATACCAAGGAAGATCAATACCTGAGATATCGGGCCGAAGCCAGATTTTTAAGGGCCTATGCTTATACTGAATTGGTAAGGTCTTTTGGACCGGTTGCATTGGTTACCTCGCCAATTGAAAACGATAAAGCTGTTGCGTTACCCCGCGCACCGGTTACAGAAATCTACACGCAAATTATTGCTGATCTGCAGTACGCTGCAGCGAACCTGCAAAAAGTGTACAGTGGCTCAGAGGCTGGTAGGGTAGGAAGCCTGGCTGCCAACGCCTTATTGGGTGAGGTTTACATGACCATGGCCGGGTATCCATTAAATGATGCATCTGCTTATCCGAAAGCAGAGGCTGTATATGCCGGTATTATTAACGATGTAAGCGCCCGGTTTGGTCCGGTGTATGCGCAATTGTTTACCCTGGCCAATGAAAATAAATACGATCTGTTTTCTATCCAATTTGCATCAGGCGGATTAAATACAGGCTCAAGTTTAGCTGGCTTTATTACCAGTTCATCATCCTCAGGAACACCTTTTCCGGAGTGGATGTATTCAACTTATACCATGCAGGGACAAGATATGAGGGTTGATAGCGCTTTGGTAAAGGAAATGAAACAGAATAAAGACCTCCGTTTTTCGGCGAGTATTGATACGGGCTATTATAGCGCGCTTAGCACAGTTCCCACGCGCACTTTTGTTTTGAAAAACATCGTCACCAAGTTTTTGGAAAAAGACAATACCAATTCAACCATTAAAGCCTGGAACGATCAGCCCAGAAACTTTCCGATTATCCGCGATGCAGATGTGTACCTGTTATATGCGGAGGCATTAATTAAAAACGGTAAAGCTGGGGTAGCAAAACAGTATGTAGACAAGATCAGGACGAGAGCCGGCTTACCTGCGTTACCAGGCGACCCAACACTTGATGATATTAAAAAAGAAAGGAAATATGAGTTCATCGGCGAAGGAAAACGGTATTTTGACCTGGTTCGCTGGGGAGAAACCGATGCAGTAACTATACTGGCTGCTTCTGCGGCTCACTATCATTCTAAATTAAATGGACAATTGCCAACTAAACGAGACCTCTTACTGCCGATACCTCAAAATGAACTGAAAACTCGTTCAAACTGGGCTCAGAATTTTGGTTATTAA
- a CDS encoding sugar-binding domain-containing protein, translating to MTHYKKHPMSRRSFLTTAGIAAAATAFYPKTALYAKAVAAHPPTKGAISLAGVWRFAMDRTDEGANTGWFKKPLAADASISLPGILQTQGFGDEITADTKFVAALPRDMRWYLLPQYKPYTVPGNVQVPYLSQPVRHYLGVAWYQRDIDIPNGWTGKRIELFLERTRWQTDVYLDGQLIGSNRSLVAPHEFDLGIQKPGQHRLTIRIDNRMLTPAYRPDGHGVSDGEGSTWNGIVGRIELSATSLVWINDAQVFPNLAAKSAQVRVSISNLSGKAGTGTLSAGAVSVQVSWDETGGKALIDVPMPAAGPWSEFTPELQQLPLTLRGGLADHDLKVTFGMREIKVDGNRILLNGEQLYLRATHDGGGFPLTGYPATDVATWRKIIGTCKSWGLNGMRFHSWCPPEAAFIAGDELGFYFQPECGMWNAFDRDGKMLAVLNDETERLLKAYGNHPSFVMLGATNEPAGAYSQQLPLWDKAWRQADSRRLYTDGTGRWAVQPAGPGTAFAADYLVTGSEARGPRCWFGLDYEEGLKKIRSGATIPCIGHEIGQYCAYPDFGIIEKFKGKQANYSAFPKGIDSGKVPYMHPGNYIIMRDGARTHGILARNKQLAHASGRFQVACYKEEIEALLRTPSYSGYQLLDLHDYLGQGGALIGMLDAFWEEKGYVTAEQFSRFNNATVPLIRLKDRVFTTDQSLTASAEVAHFGPKTLTAVKPTWRIVDNSGKSVMTGSLPTRDVTRGNGQELGTISASLSKLSAPASYSLILDLAGTGFSNRWSFWLYPPAAKTEVPSDVLVSSFWEEAKARLNNGGKVLFLSGVPENPSRDLSLTTTPIFWNRLMNPSRTWMLGLLNASDHGALAGFPTENCCDWQWVNLLPKTIAMNMEALSPTLTSVVQPIDDWNRNLRLSMLFECKVGTGRLMVTSFNLSDEGIEEQPAAASLRKSVLDYMASPIFKPENVVSMREFESWVPTRYVAPVILNSPPATHDVADPGQLKG from the coding sequence ATGACGCATTATAAAAAACATCCTATGAGCCGCCGGTCCTTTCTGACAACTGCTGGCATCGCAGCGGCGGCTACCGCGTTCTATCCGAAAACTGCGCTCTATGCTAAAGCGGTTGCGGCTCATCCACCTACAAAAGGTGCTATCTCTTTAGCCGGTGTCTGGCGATTTGCGATGGACCGAACCGACGAAGGTGCCAATACTGGTTGGTTCAAAAAACCACTGGCGGCGGATGCTAGTATATCCTTGCCCGGCATCCTTCAAACCCAGGGGTTTGGCGACGAGATCACCGCCGATACGAAATTTGTAGCAGCCCTCCCCCGCGACATGCGCTGGTATTTGTTGCCGCAATACAAGCCTTACACAGTGCCAGGTAACGTCCAGGTACCCTATCTCTCGCAACCCGTGCGTCATTATCTGGGTGTTGCCTGGTATCAACGGGATATCGATATTCCAAATGGATGGACGGGAAAACGCATTGAGTTGTTTCTTGAGCGAACGCGTTGGCAAACAGATGTTTATCTTGATGGCCAATTGATCGGAAGCAATCGTTCACTCGTGGCCCCGCATGAATTTGATCTGGGTATTCAAAAGCCGGGACAGCATCGTTTAACGATCCGGATTGACAACCGTATGCTGACGCCGGCTTATCGTCCCGATGGTCATGGGGTCTCCGATGGCGAAGGATCAACCTGGAACGGAATCGTAGGCCGGATTGAATTGTCGGCAACTTCCCTCGTTTGGATCAACGATGCCCAGGTGTTCCCTAACCTTGCCGCCAAGTCGGCACAGGTTCGCGTTTCAATCAGCAATCTGTCTGGCAAGGCCGGCACGGGCACCCTTTCCGCAGGGGCGGTGTCCGTGCAGGTTTCATGGGATGAGACCGGTGGCAAGGCGCTTATCGACGTGCCCATGCCCGCTGCAGGTCCGTGGTCGGAGTTCACACCAGAACTCCAGCAACTGCCGCTGACTCTTCGCGGGGGACTGGCCGACCATGACCTGAAGGTTACGTTTGGCATGCGTGAAATTAAGGTCGACGGGAACCGCATTTTGCTGAATGGAGAGCAACTCTACCTGCGGGCCACACATGATGGCGGCGGATTTCCTTTAACCGGCTATCCCGCAACAGATGTTGCCACGTGGAGAAAGATCATCGGCACCTGCAAGTCTTGGGGGCTGAACGGCATGCGCTTCCATTCCTGGTGTCCTCCAGAAGCGGCCTTTATCGCCGGCGATGAGCTGGGTTTCTATTTTCAGCCGGAATGCGGGATGTGGAATGCGTTCGACAGAGACGGCAAAATGCTCGCGGTGCTCAATGATGAAACCGAGCGTTTGCTGAAGGCCTATGGTAATCACCCGTCATTCGTCATGCTTGGCGCAACCAATGAGCCGGCTGGTGCTTACTCCCAGCAGCTCCCTCTATGGGACAAGGCCTGGAGGCAAGCTGATTCCCGGCGCCTTTACACCGATGGTACCGGTCGATGGGCCGTGCAGCCGGCCGGGCCGGGTACAGCCTTCGCCGCAGACTATCTTGTTACCGGCTCCGAGGCGCGCGGCCCCAGGTGCTGGTTCGGGTTAGATTACGAAGAGGGCTTGAAAAAGATAAGATCGGGCGCAACCATTCCTTGCATCGGGCACGAGATTGGTCAATACTGCGCATATCCGGATTTTGGAATTATCGAAAAATTCAAAGGGAAGCAGGCTAATTATAGCGCATTCCCAAAAGGAATCGACTCCGGCAAGGTGCCTTATATGCACCCGGGCAACTACATCATCATGCGGGATGGTGCCCGAACACATGGTATTCTCGCGCGGAACAAGCAACTCGCTCATGCTTCCGGCCGTTTCCAGGTCGCCTGTTACAAGGAAGAAATCGAAGCCCTGCTGCGCACTCCATCCTATTCCGGATATCAGCTGCTAGACCTGCATGACTATCTTGGCCAGGGTGGTGCGCTCATCGGCATGCTTGACGCTTTCTGGGAAGAAAAGGGATATGTTACCGCTGAACAGTTCAGCCGCTTCAATAATGCAACAGTTCCGTTGATCCGCCTGAAAGATCGCGTCTTTACTACCGATCAAAGCCTCACGGCGAGTGCTGAGGTAGCGCATTTCGGGCCTAAGACGCTTACTGCGGTTAAGCCCACGTGGCGGATTGTCGACAACAGCGGAAAATCCGTCATGACAGGCAGCCTTCCCACCCGTGACGTGACGCGTGGCAATGGTCAGGAACTGGGAACCATCTCGGCATCTCTTTCCAAGCTTTCCGCGCCAGCCTCTTATTCGCTCATTCTTGATCTTGCAGGCACCGGCTTCAGCAATCGCTGGTCCTTTTGGCTCTACCCGCCGGCGGCCAAAACCGAAGTTCCTTCGGACGTTCTGGTTTCGAGCTTCTGGGAAGAGGCGAAAGCACGCCTGAACAATGGGGGTAAGGTTCTGTTCCTATCAGGTGTGCCTGAAAATCCGTCTCGTGATCTATCTCTAACCACTACTCCAATCTTCTGGAATCGATTGATGAACCCGAGCCGGACATGGATGCTTGGACTTCTGAATGCTTCGGACCACGGGGCTCTTGCTGGATTTCCCACTGAAAACTGTTGCGACTGGCAATGGGTTAATTTGCTTCCGAAGACTATCGCGATGAATATGGAAGCCCTTTCTCCCACGTTAACCTCCGTGGTCCAACCGATCGACGACTGGAACCGGAATCTGCGGCTTTCTATGCTTTTCGAATGTAAGGTCGGTACCGGCAGGCTGATGGTCACGTCTTTCAATCTTTCGGATGAAGGAATTGAAGAGCAGCCTGCGGCCGCCTCGTTACGGAAATCAGTGCTTGACTACATGGCTTCGCCCATATTTAAGCCAGAAAATGTGGTTTCAATGCGTGAATTCGAGAGCTGGGTGCCTACGCGTTATGTAGCACCCGTCATTCTGAACTCGCCTCCTGCGACACATGACGTTGCCGATCCAGGACAGTTGAAAGGGTGA
- a CDS encoding SusC/RagA family TonB-linked outer membrane protein: MIFSEKPTEKGEGYVPPPKSNCKKYYLFHRLMRIGLLTGFFLATTVQVLLAGNVSAQKTNEVQINFELKNQSVVAAFKKLEKATPFHFVYRDQEVDQINLITIPEKERSVDEILNLLLNNSQLTYKQIDNSILILKKGSSQTDLLNGRGESEFQVIEVTGTVTSSDNLPLPGVSVREKNTNNGTVTDVKGHFSIKAQTDNAVLVFSFIGFVTQEAPVRNQHILKIILAENASKLNEVIVVGYGTQKKGNVTGAIAKITDKQIEERPITRIEQALQGQLAGVTVRSTSGSPGSDITVNVRGAASISGSATPLYVVDGVPLDNLSGINPADIASIDVLKDASSAAIYGSRGSNGVILVTTKRGKPGKPVLSVSAYTALASAERKVQVMTSDEWIDFNKKWLDRIWTNTTGLGADVSQADRIAYAQSKTGLTYATRNDLLGIRGTYGIYDPYWSNGALEPINWQDVLLRRAPVNDLQVSASGANDIINYSVSGGAYRQDGIVVGSSYRRYSFRANLEAKLSDRVKIGLSLSPSIGTIKGANVDGKDNAVSRALSYPGWVLAGTGKMAGASPYKYYDGWGPGANVVSPYVLAVYNDRLNNDVRLNSAFNTTVNIIKGLNINGLIGWNYRGNSQRTYSPTWIQGTWDSATPGQLSSSRKTTLASNSVLLQATANYTKDIGKHSITALLGASQETYSDESTDQGQTGFPNDKTYIFDITRGTTTTSNTITGSSNALISYFGRVQYSYDNKYLFSGSLRTDGSSKFGPNNRWGIFPSLSAGWVMSEEPLLKKVDWLGTTKLRLSWGQAGNDRIGNSVFLSNMAALNYPTGDAQTVTSGFVVSNISNSKLRWEKTTSYNLGLDIGLFRDRVSLSADVYYKKTTDLLLNAPVSLTTGFANMYNNVGSVDNKGFELELNTVNIQGKSFRWNTSLNFFINRNKITSLTNDNADIKLGQGNTIIQRVGSPINSYYLLKATGVLREADFNKDGSGNYIAKIPIYSGQKPGDTKYFDANNDGKIDASDYIVAGNYQPNFEYGITNTFNYKNWDLSILVQGRVGGDLLSIGSRGWNRATNDPRYNYMDSWLKDAYWSEAEPGNGKVPAFFSAVTSQYDTNWMYSASYVRIKNVTLGYNLPVLKSTFKRLRLYASCDNVFLWDSYYPGYSPEGATQDNASADWGSYPLARTFSVGLTATF, from the coding sequence ATGATTTTTTCTGAAAAACCAACAGAAAAGGGGGAGGGCTATGTGCCACCTCCAAAATCCAACTGTAAAAAATATTATTTATTTCACCGGCTCATGCGGATAGGTTTATTAACAGGATTTTTTTTAGCAACAACTGTTCAGGTATTGCTGGCGGGGAATGTATCGGCGCAAAAAACCAATGAAGTTCAGATTAATTTTGAATTAAAAAATCAGTCAGTAGTTGCGGCATTCAAAAAGCTGGAAAAAGCGACCCCTTTCCATTTTGTTTATCGCGATCAGGAGGTTGATCAGATTAATTTGATCACTATTCCGGAAAAGGAAAGATCGGTTGATGAGATTTTGAACCTCCTGCTGAATAACTCACAGCTTACATATAAACAAATAGATAACAGCATTCTGATCCTGAAAAAAGGTTCATCGCAAACTGATCTTTTAAATGGAAGAGGTGAAAGTGAATTCCAGGTTATAGAGGTAACAGGCACGGTAACCAGCAGTGATAATTTACCATTGCCCGGAGTGAGCGTAAGAGAGAAGAATACCAATAACGGTACCGTAACAGATGTCAAAGGGCATTTCTCTATCAAGGCTCAAACGGATAACGCAGTGCTGGTATTTAGTTTTATCGGCTTCGTGACTCAGGAAGCACCGGTTAGAAATCAGCACATTTTGAAAATCATCCTGGCCGAAAACGCCTCAAAGCTAAATGAGGTAATTGTTGTAGGGTATGGTACGCAAAAAAAGGGTAATGTTACCGGGGCCATAGCCAAAATTACCGACAAGCAAATTGAAGAGCGCCCGATAACACGAATTGAGCAAGCTCTGCAAGGACAGCTGGCCGGTGTTACTGTACGTAGTACTTCGGGTTCTCCGGGTAGCGATATCACTGTTAATGTTCGTGGGGCTGCTTCGATATCCGGAAGTGCAACTCCCTTATATGTGGTTGATGGGGTGCCTCTTGATAATCTTTCGGGGATCAATCCTGCTGATATTGCTTCTATAGATGTATTAAAAGATGCTTCATCCGCCGCAATTTACGGCTCACGGGGATCAAACGGGGTTATATTGGTCACCACCAAACGTGGCAAACCAGGTAAACCGGTTTTGTCTGTATCTGCCTATACTGCATTAGCCTCGGCCGAAAGAAAAGTTCAGGTAATGACTTCAGACGAGTGGATTGATTTTAATAAAAAATGGCTTGACAGGATTTGGACGAACACAACCGGTTTAGGTGCCGATGTGAGCCAGGCCGACAGGATTGCTTACGCACAGAGTAAGACAGGGCTGACTTATGCTACCCGTAATGACCTGCTTGGTATCCGTGGAACCTATGGCATTTACGACCCCTATTGGAGCAACGGCGCCTTAGAGCCAATTAACTGGCAGGATGTGCTGCTCCGCAGGGCACCCGTTAATGATCTTCAGGTTAGCGCGTCGGGAGCTAATGACATTATAAATTATTCCGTGTCTGGCGGTGCTTACCGGCAGGATGGTATCGTGGTTGGATCTTCTTATAGACGATATTCCTTCCGGGCAAACCTCGAAGCGAAGTTAAGCGACCGCGTTAAGATAGGTTTGAGCTTGTCGCCCTCTATAGGTACAATCAAAGGTGCTAATGTAGACGGAAAAGACAACGCGGTATCCCGTGCTTTAAGTTACCCGGGCTGGGTTTTGGCCGGTACGGGTAAAATGGCTGGTGCCTCGCCATATAAATACTATGATGGCTGGGGACCGGGTGCAAATGTAGTTAGCCCTTATGTACTGGCCGTTTATAACGACAGGCTCAATAATGATGTAAGGCTCAATTCCGCATTTAATACTACGGTTAATATCATTAAGGGGTTAAATATTAACGGCCTCATCGGCTGGAACTATCGTGGTAATTCGCAGCGCACTTATAGCCCTACATGGATACAGGGAACCTGGGACTCGGCCACGCCCGGGCAGCTGTCAAGTTCCAGAAAAACAACGCTGGCGTCTAACAGCGTTCTGTTACAGGCAACGGCCAACTACACCAAAGACATCGGGAAACATTCCATAACTGCCTTATTGGGTGCATCGCAGGAAACCTATTCGGATGAGAGCACAGATCAGGGGCAAACCGGTTTCCCGAATGACAAAACCTATATTTTTGATATTACCCGTGGTACAACTACTACATCAAACACCATTACCGGTTCAAGCAACGCGCTGATCTCTTATTTTGGCAGGGTACAGTACAGTTATGATAATAAATACCTGTTTTCAGGCTCGCTTAGAACTGACGGCTCATCAAAATTTGGTCCGAACAATAGGTGGGGAATATTTCCTTCCCTGTCAGCCGGATGGGTTATGAGCGAAGAGCCCTTGCTGAAAAAGGTAGACTGGTTGGGTACCACCAAATTAAGGTTAAGCTGGGGACAGGCCGGGAACGACAGGATTGGCAACTCCGTGTTTTTATCAAATATGGCCGCACTTAATTATCCAACAGGCGATGCGCAAACGGTTACCAGTGGCTTCGTGGTTAGTAACATATCAAATTCAAAACTGCGTTGGGAAAAAACAACCAGTTATAACTTAGGATTGGATATCGGGCTTTTTCGCGATAGGGTTAGTTTATCAGCAGATGTTTATTATAAAAAGACAACGGATTTGTTACTGAACGCGCCGGTATCTTTAACCACGGGTTTTGCGAACATGTATAATAACGTAGGCAGTGTTGATAATAAAGGGTTTGAATTGGAGCTGAATACTGTAAACATCCAGGGCAAAAGCTTCCGGTGGAATACCTCTTTGAATTTCTTCATTAACCGCAATAAGATAACTTCCTTAACCAATGACAATGCTGATATTAAGCTGGGCCAGGGTAATACTATTATTCAACGGGTTGGATCTCCTATTAACTCCTATTACCTGTTAAAAGCTACCGGCGTATTGCGTGAGGCTGATTTTAATAAGGATGGTTCTGGTAATTATATCGCTAAAATACCAATTTACTCGGGCCAGAAACCAGGTGATACCAAATATTTTGACGCTAATAATGATGGTAAAATAGATGCCAGTGATTACATCGTTGCCGGAAATTACCAGCCCAATTTTGAATACGGAATCACCAATACTTTCAATTACAAAAACTGGGATTTGAGCATCCTGGTACAAGGACGGGTAGGTGGGGATTTACTTTCCATTGGTTCACGCGGATGGAACAGGGCCACCAATGATCCACGGTATAATTATATGGATAGCTGGTTAAAAGATGCTTATTGGTCAGAAGCAGAACCGGGCAACGGGAAAGTTCCTGCATTTTTCTCGGCAGTAACAAGCCAATATGATACCAATTGGATGTACAGTGCCAGTTATGTACGCATAAAGAACGTTACCCTTGGCTATAACCTGCCAGTATTAAAAAGCACGTTTAAAAGATTAAGGTTATATGCCTCATGCGACAACGTATTCCTTTGGGATAGCTATTATCCTGGATATTCGCCCGAGGGTGCCACACAGGATAATGCTTCAGCCGATTGGGGTTCTTATCCTTTGGCCAGGACATTCTCAGTCGGCTTAACCGCAACATTTTAA